A DNA window from Pirellulales bacterium contains the following coding sequences:
- a CDS encoding MFS transporter produces the protein MTAGQLAKGSKHFAAVDRDHSLLSPSFLALLVTQLLGATNDNILRWLIIGIGKQYAENSASVAAILTKGTVAFVAPYLLLASISGYLADRFSKRQVIVVCKAAEAAIMLLAIASILLGQVWAMLVVLALMGAQSALFGPAKLGSIPEILDDSRISAANGILGLTTVVATSIGAVVGSVLADVTGHHGQERWWLSAVVLLGVAAVGWLTSLAIRPLPAADPTRTFPWDAARQTWRDLQTLAHTPAMLRVALGIAFFWTLGGLANLNIDQFAVEGLATKQSQMSGLLVCLVVGVGVGSVLAGFWSKGKVELGMLPLGAGGLAIVTYLLFTIEGELFDPSGEWTLSYVAAAALLFLLGFSGGLFDVPLAAYMQHYSPQDRRGSILAASNFLTFSGIVLASGAFWMLRLPTAEAELEHVQSVLTTPAEKQLAGELWDAMRAAKTAGEPIDVAAMMRSHPESHHVVEKVYDELLGHPLLSARQIFLLCGILTVPVFVYIVVLIPQATIRFLAWLVTHTAYKIRQFGRVNLPEEGPALLVPNHVSWLDGLLLVAVVQRPLRMIVTGSLVNRWWSRRLAQIMGVIPILRTPKAARGAIETARQALRDGELVCIFPEGGVTRSGQLQPFRPGMLEILKGVDAPVVPVYLDELWGSIFSFRGGKFFWKWPRAWGRAVSIWFGKPLVKPRNILEVRSAVQQLGADAVVGRRQHAMVLPRVMIRKCKRALFRWKIADSTGAALTGGQLLMRSLILRRLLAREVFRGNTPADEKYVGVLLPPSNGAVVVNAALTLAGRVACNLNYTVSADVMNACIAKAGIKHVLTSRRVMDKLDMRIDAEVVLLEDFAPKVTRGDKLAGVALAYAAPATVLDRMLGLTRMNGDDELTVIFTSGSTGEPKGVVLTHHNIGSNVEAIDQTVHLRPDDVLLGIVPFFHSLGFTVTLWTVLGLDVRAAYHYSPLEAKQVGNLARERGATVLLGTPTFLRNYLKRCEKEDFAKLEIAVAGAEKLPIALCEAFEQKFGVRPVEGYGTTELSPLVSVNVPASRSHSREQDCKEGTVGRCVPGVAAKIVDPDTFAELPVDAPGMLLVKGPNVMKGYLGEPEKTAAVIRDGWYVTGDIAKLDKLGFIEITGRLSRFSKIGGEMVPHLRIEEELQKFFGGDNQDDTVVAVTAVPDERKGERLVVLHLPTDKTPGQACQHLQAAGLPNLWIPDEQAFLLVEAIPLLGTGKLDLKGLADTARARMS, from the coding sequence ATGACGGCCGGCCAACTTGCCAAGGGCAGCAAGCACTTTGCCGCCGTCGATCGGGACCATTCGCTCCTCTCTCCGAGCTTCCTGGCGTTGCTCGTCACCCAACTGCTGGGGGCGACCAACGACAATATTTTGCGGTGGCTGATCATCGGCATCGGCAAGCAGTATGCCGAGAATTCCGCCAGCGTCGCCGCGATCCTGACAAAGGGAACCGTGGCGTTCGTCGCCCCGTACCTGCTGCTCGCCTCGATCAGCGGTTACTTGGCCGATCGCTTCAGCAAGCGGCAAGTGATCGTCGTCTGCAAGGCGGCCGAAGCGGCGATCATGCTGCTGGCGATCGCGTCGATCCTGCTGGGGCAAGTCTGGGCGATGCTTGTCGTTTTGGCGCTGATGGGCGCCCAGAGCGCCCTGTTCGGGCCGGCCAAGCTCGGCAGCATCCCCGAGATCCTCGACGACAGCCGCATCTCCGCCGCCAACGGCATTCTGGGACTCACCACGGTCGTCGCCACCAGCATCGGCGCCGTCGTCGGCAGCGTGCTGGCCGACGTCACAGGTCATCACGGGCAGGAGCGGTGGTGGTTGTCGGCCGTCGTGCTGCTGGGGGTGGCCGCCGTCGGTTGGCTCACGAGCCTGGCCATCCGACCGCTCCCTGCGGCCGACCCGACGCGCACCTTCCCCTGGGATGCGGCTCGGCAAACGTGGCGCGATCTGCAAACCCTCGCCCACACCCCGGCCATGCTGCGCGTGGCGCTGGGGATCGCGTTTTTCTGGACGCTCGGCGGCTTGGCGAACCTCAACATCGATCAGTTCGCCGTCGAGGGGCTCGCCACCAAGCAATCGCAAATGTCGGGGCTGTTGGTCTGCTTGGTGGTCGGCGTCGGGGTCGGCAGCGTGTTGGCCGGCTTCTGGTCCAAGGGCAAGGTCGAACTGGGGATGCTCCCCCTGGGCGCCGGCGGGCTGGCGATCGTCACCTATCTGCTCTTCACGATCGAAGGAGAGCTCTTCGACCCGAGCGGCGAGTGGACCCTCAGCTACGTCGCCGCCGCGGCGCTGCTGTTTCTGTTGGGGTTTAGCGGCGGGTTGTTCGACGTGCCGCTCGCCGCGTACATGCAGCACTACAGCCCCCAGGACCGCCGGGGCTCGATCCTCGCCGCCAGCAACTTCCTCACGTTCAGCGGCATCGTGCTCGCCTCGGGGGCGTTTTGGATGCTGCGGCTGCCGACCGCCGAGGCCGAACTCGAGCACGTCCAATCGGTGCTGACGACCCCCGCCGAGAAACAATTGGCCGGCGAGCTGTGGGACGCCATGCGCGCCGCCAAGACCGCCGGCGAGCCGATCGACGTCGCCGCGATGATGCGCTCGCACCCCGAGTCGCATCATGTCGTGGAAAAGGTCTACGACGAACTGCTCGGGCATCCGCTGTTGTCGGCCCGGCAGATCTTCCTGCTGTGCGGCATCCTGACCGTGCCGGTGTTCGTGTACATCGTGGTGCTGATCCCCCAGGCGACGATTCGGTTTCTCGCCTGGCTGGTGACGCACACCGCGTACAAGATCCGCCAGTTCGGTCGCGTGAACCTGCCCGAGGAAGGGCCGGCCCTGTTGGTTCCCAATCACGTGTCGTGGCTCGACGGGCTGCTGCTCGTGGCGGTCGTTCAGCGGCCCTTGCGAATGATCGTGACCGGCAGCTTAGTGAACCGCTGGTGGTCCCGGCGACTGGCGCAAATCATGGGGGTGATTCCCATCCTGCGGACCCCGAAGGCGGCCCGCGGCGCCATCGAAACTGCCCGTCAGGCCCTCCGCGACGGCGAGTTGGTCTGCATCTTCCCCGAAGGGGGCGTCACGCGCAGCGGCCAGTTGCAGCCGTTTCGCCCCGGGATGCTCGAAATCCTCAAGGGGGTCGACGCCCCGGTCGTACCGGTCTACCTCGACGAGTTGTGGGGCAGTATCTTTAGCTTCCGCGGCGGCAAGTTCTTCTGGAAATGGCCCCGCGCTTGGGGCCGAGCCGTGTCGATCTGGTTCGGCAAGCCGCTGGTCAAACCCCGTAACATTCTCGAAGTCCGCAGCGCCGTGCAGCAGCTCGGCGCCGATGCGGTCGTCGGCCGGAGACAGCACGCCATGGTCCTTCCCCGCGTGATGATCCGCAAATGCAAGCGGGCCCTCTTCCGCTGGAAGATCGCCGACTCCACCGGCGCCGCGCTCACCGGCGGGCAATTGCTGATGCGGTCGCTCATTCTGCGCCGGCTGCTGGCCCGCGAGGTCTTCCGCGGCAATACCCCTGCCGACGAGAAGTACGTCGGCGTCCTGCTCCCCCCCTCCAACGGCGCGGTGGTCGTCAATGCGGCCCTCACCCTCGCCGGGCGCGTGGCCTGCAATCTCAACTACACCGTCAGCGCCGACGTGATGAACGCGTGCATCGCCAAGGCGGGCATCAAGCACGTGCTGACCAGCCGGCGGGTGATGGACAAGCTCGACATGCGGATCGACGCCGAGGTCGTGTTGCTCGAGGACTTCGCCCCCAAGGTGACCCGCGGCGACAAACTCGCCGGCGTCGCGCTCGCCTACGCCGCCCCGGCGACGGTCCTCGACCGCATGCTGGGTCTCACGCGCATGAACGGCGACGACGAACTGACGGTCATCTTCACCTCCGGCAGCACGGGCGAACCCAAAGGAGTCGTGCTCACTCACCACAACATCGGCTCGAACGTCGAGGCGATCGACCAAACCGTTCATCTCCGCCCCGACGACGTCCTGCTGGGGATCGTCCCGTTCTTCCACTCGCTGGGGTTCACCGTCACGCTGTGGACCGTGCTGGGGCTCGACGTGCGGGCCGCGTATCACTACAGCCCGCTCGAAGCGAAACAGGTCGGCAATCTGGCCCGCGAGCGGGGCGCCACGGTCCTGTTGGGCACGCCCACCTTCTTGCGCAACTATCTCAAGCGGTGCGAGAAGGAGGACTTCGCCAAGCTGGAGATCGCCGTCGCCGGCGCCGAGAAACTGCCGATCGCCCTTTGCGAGGCCTTCGAGCAGAAGTTCGGCGTCCGTCCCGTCGAGGGCTACGGCACGACCGAGCTCTCGCCGCTGGTCAGCGTGAACGTCCCGGCGAGCCGCAGCCACTCGCGCGAGCAGGATTGCAAGGAGGGGACGGTGGGCCGCTGCGTCCCCGGCGTCGCCGCCAAGATTGTCGACCCCGACACGTTCGCCGAGTTGCCGGTCGACGCGCCCGGCATGTTGCTCGTCAAGGGCCCCAACGTCATGAAGGGCTACCTCGGCGAGCCCGAGAAGACCGCCGCGGTCATCCGCGACGGCTGGTACGTCACCGGCGACATCGCCAAGCTCGACAAACTGGGCTTCATCGAAATCACCGGCCGCTTGAGTCGCTTCTCGAAAATCGGCGGCGAGATGGTCCCCCACCTGCGGATCGAGGAGGAACTGCAAAAGTTCTTCGGCGGCGATAACCAAGACGATACCGTCGTCGCCGTGACCGCGGTCCCCGACGAACGCAAGGGAGAGCGGCTAGTCGTTTTGCACCTGCCGACCGACAAGACCCCCGGCCAGGCGTGCCAACATCTCCAAGCCGCCGGCCTGCCGAATCTCTGGATCCCCGATGAACAGGCGTTTCTCCTCGTCGAAGCCATTCCGCTTTTGGGCACGGGCAAACTCGATCTCAAGGGGCTGGCGGATACGGCCCGCGCCCGCATGAGTTGA